The following are from one region of the Aspergillus chevalieri M1 DNA, chromosome 1, nearly complete sequence genome:
- a CDS encoding uncharacterized protein (COG:S;~EggNog:ENOG410Q2BE;~InterPro:IPR019268;~PFAM:PF10042): protein MPIPHYGVWVVRGIRYEAEREVDDPISPHIHLYFKDHPEGRQERRAAINVKSRDKDSRLVYWISKNFTHPLTHQLSELDYGFELIKPNRGPLQGVDYLRTEHLLPGGIEAGKLVPHDIPGPDNDILDKVEPILAAAINGNAKIYLFGSSFGSGIHDIHMNQGSLPQYPNGVYQDGAILVEFQNGHWEAMFLAFASQKARTDDESGEALRGSGSFAEILKEP from the coding sequence ATGCCTATCCCACACTACGGCGTATGGGTTGTTCGGGGCATCAGGTATGAAGCCGAACGAGAGGTGGACGATCCTATATCCCCCCATATCCACCTCTATTTCAAAGACCACCCCGAGGGTCGCCAAGAGCGCCGTGCTGCTATTAACGTCAAGTCCCGTGACAAGGACTCACGGCTGGTATACTGGATAAGCAAAAACTTCACTCACCCTCTTACGCACCAGCTAAGCGAACTTGATTACGGCTTCGAACTTATCAAGCCGAATAGGGGTCCCCTACAAGGAGTTGATTATCTTCGTACCGAGCACCTTCTCCCCGGCGGTATCGAGGCCGGCAAACTCGTACCCCATGACATCCCCGGACCTGATAATGATATCCTTGACAAAGTTGAGCCGATACTCGCTGCGGCTATCAACGGCAACGCCAAGATATATCTTTTTGGCTCGTCGTTCGGATCGGGGATTCATGATATACACATGAATCAAGGGAGTTTACCGCAATATCCCAATGGGGTGTATCAGGACGGGGCTATCCTTGTGGAGTTTCAAAATGGTCACTGGGAGGCTATGTTTCTAGCCTTTGCTTCGCAGAAGGCTCGGACCGATGATGAGTCGGGGGAGGCACTTAGGGGAAGTGGTTCTTTTGCTGAGATACTTAAGGAGCCCTGA
- a CDS encoding alpha-mannosyltransferase (CAZy:GT71;~COG:G;~EggNog:ENOG410PHW7;~InterPro:IPR029044,IPR022751;~PFAM:PF11051;~go_function: GO:0016757 - transferase activity, transferring glycosyl groups [Evidence IEA];~go_process: GO:0006486 - protein glycosylation [Evidence IEA]): MRMRRRVDLSKRIFISVLAILILVNTYHLWLGKQYFSPIARAAFHDRQAHFRDRFYFLLDKYAPRCPPLELIESAGWPRYDAVFEIDRENHIDNADEILQPMQTAHDGFVQTTRKLDIPYLILTEGIVSSAGGKYMPTFVVTLRLLRRTGCTLPVELFVKDSTEYESHMCEKILPELNARCVVLSEAMGLENPKNTNTTDGVKIEHYQLKSFAVLFSSFEKVIWLDADCIPIHDPATLLTSDPFKSTGLVTWPDYWASTISPLYFTISRQPEFSTTDRATTEAGVFLVSKRAHSRTLLLAAYYNYYGPSHYYHLLDQGAPGEGDKDTFIQAAAAVGEKFYTVSEKVADLGRRRYEWNDHDIIHVAMLQADPAEDYKLTQQGKWRVEDASVALAPRAFFIHANMVKFNPGEKLLEESSNEDGDGRRRMWTAPETSVRRLGYDVERAAWEEVMTVSCTLGNAFETWEAGDGFCEDVQRHWEAVFENHDAGGLNFTQH; the protein is encoded by the coding sequence ATGCGGATGCGCAGGAGAGTTGACCTGAGCAAGAGAATTTTCATTTCTGTTCTGGCCATCCTCATTCTTGTCAATACTTATCATCTATGGCTCGGAAAGCAATATTTCAGCCCTATTGCTCGGGCGGCATTTCATGATCGCCAGGCGCACTTCCGGGATCGTTTCTATTTCTTGCTCGATAAATATGCGCCGCGATGCCCGCCTCTGGAATTGATTGAGTCGGCAGGGTGGCCGAGATACGATGCCGTGTTTGAAATCGATCGGGAGAATCATATCGATAACGCCGACGAGATCTTACAGCCTATGCAGACAGCGCATGATGGCTTTGTTCAGACGACCAGGAAACTTGACATCCCCTATCTCATCCTGACAGAAGGCATAGTGTCTTCTGCAGGGGGTAAATATATGCCGACCTTTGTAGTAACCCTGCGTTTGCTGCGACGAACCGGGTGCACATTGCCGGTAGAGCTCTTTGTCAAAGACTCGACAGAATATGAGTCGCACATGTGCGAGAAAATTCTCCCAGAACTCAATGCAAGATGTGTGGTACTCTCGGAAGCGATGGGTCTAGAAAACCCAAAAAACACTAATACCACAGACGGGGTTAAAATTGAGCACTACCAACTCAAATCCTTCGCCGTTCTGTTCTCCTCATTCGAGAAAGTCATCTGGCTAGACGCCGACTGCATCCCTATCCACGACCCCGCGACCCTCCTAACCTCCGACCCATTCAAATCCACCGGCCTCGTCACCTGGCCCGATTACTGGGCCAGCACTATCTCCCCACTATACTTCACCATCTCCCGCCAACCCGAGTTCTCCACCACAGACCGCGCAACAACCGAAGCCGGCGTGTTTCTAGTCTCCAAGAGAGCGCATTCCCGAACCCTCCTCTTAGCAGCCTACTACAATTACTACGGACCATCGCATTACTATCACCTCCTAGACCAGGGCGCCCCGGGAGAAGGCGATAAGGACACATTTATTCAGGCGGCCGCCGCCGTGGGCGAGAAATTCTACACGGTCAGCGAGAAGGTCGCAGACCTGGGCCGTCGGCGATATGAATGGAATGATCATGATATAATACACGTGGCAATGCTGCAGGCCGATCCGGCGGAGGACTATAAACTCACCCAGCAAGGGAAATGGCGCGTGGAGGATGCATCTGTGGCCCTTGCCCCGCGGGCGTTTTTCATCCATGCGAACATGGTTAAGTTCAACCCCGGGGAGAAACTGTTGGAGGAGAGCTCGAACGAGGATGGTGATGGGCGGAGGAGAATGTGGACTGCTCCCGAGACGTCTGTTCGGCGGCTTGGGTATGATGTTGAAAGGGCGGCTTGGGAGGAGGTCATGACAGTGAGCTGTACCTTAGGTAATGCATTTGAGACCTGGGAGGCTGGGGATGGGTTTTGTGAGGATGTGCAGAGGCATTGGGAGGCTGTTTTTGAGAATCATGACGCTGGCGGGCTTAATTTTACACAACATTGA
- a CDS encoding MFS transporter (COG:G;~EggNog:ENOG410PFTW;~InterPro:IPR020846,IPR011701,IPR036259;~PFAM:PF07690;~TransMembrane:12 (i70-87o107-127i139-157o163-184i196-218o230-255i303-329o341-360i381-401o407-428i440-463o475-495i);~go_function: GO:0022857 - transmembrane transporter activity [Evidence IEA];~go_process: GO:0055085 - transmembrane transport [Evidence IEA]) codes for MAENGTASAMVPNHPRTVSYWRLMTDQQVITQEVRNHEYAGSGTENDPYVVSWLPDDPRNPMQFAMARKVVIVLVTGFSALIISLASSGYSGSIRGVIQYFDISEEVATLGLSLYVIGFSVGPLIWAPLSENVGRQIPFFISFLLLAAFCAGCAAAQNIQTLLVLRFFAGAFGSSPLTNAGGVVSDMFTSRQRGLALCLFASTPYIGPAVGPLIGGFLGMNAGWRWVEGLFAACSGLVWILVAFTVPETYAPVLLRKRAARLSKITGECYRSKLDMGQEGVTLGKRLKTVFSRPWVLLFREPIVLLFTFYAAVIYGTLYMLFAAFPIVYEQERGWNPGVGGLPFLGVMVGMLTAVAYTVMDNQRYIKTQERHNGFAPPEARLPPCMLSAITVPVGLFWFAWTNSPSIHWMASVAALVPFGFGLVIVYMGIVNYLIDSYTIYSASVLAAMSVLRYMFGGVFPLFTTYMYKGLGIHWASSIPGFVSVACIPLPFLFYKYGAAIRKRCKYAAISAGYLQKLQETAAAEKSPASTSK; via the exons ATGGCAGAAAATGGCACGGCAAGTGCCATGGTCCCCAATCATCCCCGGACGGTCTCATACTGGCGCCTGATGACCGATCAACAAGTCATCACCCAGGAGGTTCGGAACCACGAGTATGCTGGATCTGGTACCGAAAATGATCCCTACGTGGTGTCCTGGCTACCAGACGACCCCCGTAATCCAATGCAATTCGCCATGGCGAGAAAAGTGGTAATTGTACTGGTGACGGGGTTCTCAGCGCTCATTATATCTCTAGCATCATCTGGCTACAGTGGGAGTATTAGGGGCGTCATCCAGTATTTCGATATCAGCGAAGAAGTGGCTACCTTGGGCCTCTCGCTATATGTCATTGGTTTCTCTGTAGGACCACTGATATGGGCACCTTTGAGCGAGAATGTCGGGAGGCAAATCCCTTTCTTCATATCATTTCTACTTCTGGCAGCTTTCTGTGCAGGATGTGCCGCGGCGCAGAACATCCAGACGCTTCTGGTTCTACGCTTTTTTGCTGGCGCGTTTGGCTCATCGCCCCTCACAAATGCGGGCGGAGTTGTCTCTGATATGTTTACTTCCCGGCAGCGAGGTCTTGCGCTTTGTCTATTCGCATCTACGCCCTATATTG GCCCGGCAGTCGGTCCACTAATAGGTGGATTTCTAGGAATGAACGCGGGTTGGCGATGGGTGGAAGGGCTTTTTGCCGCATGCTCAGGCCTGGTATGGATCTTGGTGGCCTTCACTGTTCCAGAAACGTACGCACCAGTCCTCCTCCGGAAGCGGGCGGCAAGGCTCTCCAAAATAACCGGAGAATGCTACCGGAGTAAGCTCGACATGGGCCAAGAAGGAGTAACTCTAGGGAAGCGCCTGAAAACCGTATTCTCACGACCGTGGGTATTGCTATTCCGCGAACCAATCGTTCTACTCTTCACCTTCTACGCCGCTGTCATCTACGGGACGCTCTACATGCTATTTGCTGCATTTCCTATCGTCTACGAGCAAGAACGGGGCTGGAATCCTGGCGTGGGAGGCCTTCCCTTCCTGGGAGTCATGGTAGGCATGCTTACCGCAGTCGCCTACACTGTCATGGATAACCAGCGATACATCAAGACCCAAGAGCGACACAATGGCTTTGCACCACCAGAGGCCCGTCTCCCACCATGCATGCTCTCCGCCATAACCGTCCCCGTCGGCTTATTCTGGTTCGCATGGACGAACTCCCCATCCATCCACTGGATGGCCAGCGTGGCAGCACTGGTCCCGTTTGGATTCGGCCTGGTAATTGTATACATGGGGATTGTAAACTATCTCATCGACTCGTATACCATCTATTCTGCGTCTGTACTGGCGGCCATGTCTGTTTTACGGTACATGTTTGGTGGTGTATTTCCCTTGTTCACGACATACATGTACAAGGGACTGGGGATTCATTGGGCTTCAAGCATTCCGGGGTTTGTCTCTGTGGCTTGTATTCCGTTGCCGTTTCTTTTTTATAAGTATGGGGCAGCGATTCGGAAACGATGTAAATATGCTGCGATTTCGGCGGGTTATCTACAGAAACTACAGGAAACGGCTGCGGCGGAAAAGAGTCCCGCGAGCACGAGCAAGTGA
- a CDS encoding uncharacterized protein (COG:S;~EggNog:ENOG410PWRW), giving the protein MSDFQSLDFISYHNQDQSPFFSILPPEIRHEIYAYALSEYENLERPYQKDSYWWRPGNTAFLRTATELLRTCRRLYNEAWLMQFALAEHRFYLTQADRAPGGTTWPRGFEKCNQMVYGSYGKHQPSGRFGLGGIRVFAQLYKLEPGDELQEILDVPDFYPRRVAVTIRYSDFWFWESNTPLHIDATWVNEIRLPDSVTYFTVDFEMIERRKDEVNLIANDAVKKWFFERRDGAILTACKEDISVSTWTGSSILGGQRWVRDEIRPGQLDYHVVTVIWKLRQRGDCPPHPCPNLDVPRDFVQPSPPFTQTDSIDLRSLQIANVSLDTPAAEAWRAMQRYYESAYQGTTGFDDE; this is encoded by the coding sequence ATGTCTGATTTCCAGTCACTCGACTTCATTTCCTACCATAATCAAGACCAGAGCCCCTTCTTCTCGATTTTGCCGCCCGAGATCCGACACGAGATCTACGCCTACGCATTGTCCGAATATGAAAACCTCGAACGACCCTACCAAAAAGACAGCTACTGGTGGCGACCAGGCAACACAGCTTTCTTGCGCACCGCCACAGAACTCCTAAGAACATGTCGACGACTCTACAACGAAGCCTGGTTAATGCAATTCGCCCTCGCTGAGCATCGCTTCTATCTAACGCAAGCCGATCGGGCTCCCGGCGGAACCACGTGGCCTCGTGGATTTGAGAAATGTAACCAGATGGTCTATGGGTCATACGGAAAACACCAACCAAGTGGCAGGTTTGGCTTGGGTGGTATTCGTGTTTTTGCTCAGCTGTATAAACTGGAGCCCGGGGATGAGTTGCAGGAGATCCTGGATGTGCCGGATTTCTATCCTAGACGTGTCGCAGTGACAATTCGGTATTCGGATTTCTGGTTTTGGGAAAGCAATACGCCTTTGCATATTGATGCCACTTGGGTGAATGAGATCCGCCTCCCAGACAGCGTCACCTATTTCACGGTAGACTTCGAGATGATTGAGAGACGCAAGGATGAGGTGAATCTGATTGCGAACGACGCAGTCAAAAAATGGTTCTTTGAGCGACGGGATGGCGCTATTCTCACAGCCTGCAAAGAAGATATCTCGGTATCCACGTGGACCGGAAGCTCGATCCTGGGTGGCCAACGCTGGGTAAGGGATGAGATTCGACCAGGCCAGCTTGATTATCATGTTGTGACTGTGATATGGAAGCTGAGACAGAGGGGCGATTGCCCTCCTCACCCGTGTCCGAACCTCGACGTGCCTCGCGACTTTGTTCAACCTTCCCCACCATTCACACAGACCGACTCGATTGATTTGCGCAGTCTTCAAATCGCCAATGTGTCTTTAGATACTCCTGCCGCGGAGGCCTGGCGGGCAATGCAGCGATATTATGAAAGCGCGTATCAGGGGACGACGGGGTTTGACGATGAGTGA